ACGAGCCCTCCTGCTCCATGACGATATTGTAAAAAGCATCCTTGCCTTTCATTACGTTATAGCTGGAATCGACAATTTCACCATCAATAAAATCAACACTGGCCGTACCCCCAGGAAGAGCAAGTTCAACCGCCCCGCTCTTCATGTTTTCGTGGATCATCTGAAAAAGTTCTGAGGCCGAAAGCTCTGCAAGGCGCCCGTGGACACCCGTTACCTGCCCGGTGGGAACCGGCCGAATCGATTGGCTCAGTCGTTTGGCCATCAAGCGGGCCAGGGCCATTTTCATAAAAGGGAATTTTACAAGTAGATGTTTGAAGTCAGTAGCACTAAGCACCAGCGCATTCGCCGCTTCGACCACCTTCACGGTGACATTGACCGGCTGATCAAACATCAGGCTCATTTCGCCGAACACCTCACCTTTCCCGAGATGGCCGATTGTTTCCCCATGTCTGCCGAGCAGAACAACCTTGCCGGAGAGAAGCAGATAGAGGTTCCTGCCCGGAGTATCAATTTTGAGAATGGTACGCCCGACCTCAAATGTTTCGGTTGTAGCACACGTTGCAAAGTCCTTGAGACTGCTTTCATCGAGCCAGCTTAACAAGGCAAAATCTTTTAACTGCCCTTCCAGCGTCGTCATGTTTTCAGCCATTGCCCTCTTGGCGTCCAACTCTTTCATCATCCGTAACTGCGGCACAACCCACCCGTCATCTTTTTTGGAACAGACAAATTTGATAATACCGGTACAGCCGCCGCAGTTGAACTCCTTGCCGATGACCTCTTCACCATACGATTCAGCCGCCTTACCCTCCAGGGAGTTAAGAATATCTGCCACAATCTTGATCGGGAAGACACAGATCTCCCTTTTTACCGGAGGCTTAACAGCCACTCCAGTCAACTCGAAATAGTCACCCTTTTTATAGATAGGGCATTTCAGGGTTTCGGTTATATCGAATTTAAATTCAAGAAGGCTCATCTCGTAAAAACTTACCTGATTTTAGTTCCGGTGAGCAGATCGACTATACCGTCACCATCATCATCGTTTGCGCCCCCGATTTCGACGCGATCCCGAGCCTGCTCATCTCTTGGGGCAGTCAGGTCCACTCCATTCATTAAGTCGTTACTGGCTCCCGGTTTAGACGCAGATTGCGGTTGCCTTTCCATTTCTGGAACCGGAGCAGGGCTTGGATTTTGTGAAAAGGCGGTAAGAGAGGTGATTATTCGATCAATATCAACTGCAAGTTCAGTTTCACTGTTTTTTATTGAAAATCGTGCCCGTGTTAAAACATCAATGCAAAAAAATCGATCTTCCAGTTTATTAAAATCCAGTGGCTCTACTGTTCGTTCACTCATTTTTCACGTACCCAGACTGTTCGTCATGAATAAAAAAGCAAGTACTCAGCGAAAACGCAGATCTCTAACTTTCTATTGTATACACAAAAACGCCTGTTCTGCAAAAAATATTCACAAGGAGTGATTTATGAACTGGTATCTACCTGTTTAGGTTGCTAAATCCATCAATTTTGGTATACCACTCTCAGGGCATTCAATCAGACAGAAATATCTAAATCCCATCGGCTACCTTGGGATTCATCAACAAGGATTGCATCATGAAAATACAGATATCGAAGTCCAGGCTGTTCGCCCTCTCTTTTTTAAGCGTTTTCTACCTCAATCTGATTCTCTATACCCACCCTGTCATGGCCAGTGATGAGCCTGAAAATATCAGCTCCTTCGGGAACATGGCCTTGCTGCCTTTTACAAAAGGCGACTTCA
The nucleotide sequence above comes from Desulfobulbaceae bacterium. Encoded proteins:
- a CDS encoding cyclic nucleotide-binding domain-containing protein yields the protein MSLLEFKFDITETLKCPIYKKGDYFELTGVAVKPPVKREICVFPIKIVADILNSLEGKAAESYGEEVIGKEFNCGGCTGIIKFVCSKKDDGWVVPQLRMMKELDAKRAMAENMTTLEGQLKDFALLSWLDESSLKDFATCATTETFEVGRTILKIDTPGRNLYLLLSGKVVLLGRHGETIGHLGKGEVFGEMSLMFDQPVNVTVKVVEAANALVLSATDFKHLLVKFPFMKMALARLMAKRLSQSIRPVPTGQVTGVHGRLAELSASELFQMIHENMKSGAVELALPGGTASVDFIDGEIVDSSYNVMKGKDAFYNIVMEQEGSFVFTTSLPAAEPAKRAPVGGFMSMLMEGLRLLDEKKSIASQE